The DNA window GAATGTGTTTCCTCACTGGTAACAATAAAGTGGCATCTGTAGGTTTCCTCGATGGTTACAAAAAAAGCAACTCGATGCCCAATAAACTAGCTAAATATACTGAATATATAGTACTTTAAACAAGAACCGTTTTTATAAGATTTCTTATATGCATAGAAAAGAAGAATGAGAAGCATATCTATATGCCTTGTACTGTACCATACAAGTTTATTGAAACGTAGTGGTCTTTCAGTTATTCAGTTTGCTTAACAGAAAATCGTTTTAGTTTAAAGTAAATATTGGTTTCGAGTCTTGATGTTCAGCTGAAAATCATGTTACTTGTAACCCAGAATTGAATATTGGCTTTGGTGGTGCTATCAATGTTAATGATACATGTATTTCTTCGATCATATACTTCAATATGATTCACATGACTCACAGTGTCTTCAAGTACGATGAGGTTCATGTAGTCAGTGCTCATCATTATGATATCTGAAACTAAATAACTAGATAAGAGCCATAATTTTATATGCTGCTCTAAATTGCAGGATGCAGTTAGCAGAAAAATCAGCTTGGATGCTATAGTGGATTTTGCTTTGGCCCAAGGTTCTCAATGGATATTTATAACCCCACATGTCATCAGGTAACAGAGCATAAATCAACCCATCCATTTTCTTATGCTTTTCTAGACTTTTATCTACTGTGCAAAATCCTGCTGGCTTCTATTTAACAGCTTCGAGCATAAAAAATCGGGTTTTGTGTCATTAAACTATACGTTTAGAGCTATGTTAATAGTGCGGAATGGGTAGATCTCAATGATGAAATTTCTAGTTTAGTGAAAATTAATATACTTGGGCATACACTCAAATCCATCGTCTTCTGCGCTTTGTTCAGTATGGTTAAAAATGATGAAAGGATCAAGAAGCAACAAATGGCTGCTCCTCGAGGGTGATTCTTCAAAACTGCAACTCGTATCACAGGGTGTTTCGACTATCAGTTCTGCCAATTATCTaggttttttttatcatctCTGTTAGGTGGTCTCTTCGCTTTAACTATGTAAGTTTTTCGCATTGGTGTTTATGGGTTCAGAAATGGCACAGATTCTTGCTTGCAGTTTCACTTAGTCTACGAGTCATGTTGAGGAGTGACTTGGTGTGAACTTGCTTTCCTAGACAGCATTGTTTTGCTCACTTAATTTTTGcctacttagagcatccgcaacggtggcagccgtcgccaccgccgtccgcgccgctggaaCGGATGTGTCTCGCCGCCGCCGCGCTCGCGCCGCGCGGCGATTGGGCAActgcatagccgttgcctttaaatgtttttttttaatttaaaatcggtttttaattaaaaaaacgataaaaaaaatttttcacttcccaaaaaaattataaccgtttattaccgatttttacacttttttatttttttatttcccccCCCCCTAAAAATACACacttttatctataaataccctcactttcacacccaaaaattcacgtcAAACTACACatttctcatcttcattctcaaatattcattctcatcttcattctcccatattcATTTTCATCTTTATTCTCTCATACCATAACAATGTCCAGCCAAGGCGATGACAACCCTCCCTATCACgattggaaccccgaatggtttggtgcacaaccgtttcctagtccggaaacggaatattcgacccctcctctcacccaagattcggccgtttcgggtggctaccggccatacccaatagacgaccaaggtgcctccgaagggcgatacgggtggacaccggagcctaggccgaccgccccctcccaaactctgTCGGCTCCTACTCGTAGCGGTGTCCgaacaccgtacactccggcggagatggataaattgttcaaggtgtacttcgaaatctctgaagatgcggcggttggcacgaaccaatccggcgatcacttttggtggcgcgtctctcgccggtacaatgcaaaccggccgccgggaacgatcgagcgcaacgagagtatggtgcgcaactgcatcgacCGAGtaaacgaagaaattggcaagttcaatggctatttcctccaggagtcgcggaatgccgggagcggccggagcgaggtcgacatcatcattGCCGCGCTAAACACCTACCAATccttgaacggtaagtcgttcaagtatctcaatgtttggcaggaaacgcggttccacccgaggtatatgggaggcgtaacatcctcctcgagcggctcctccaaacggtcaaggtcggtatccctatccgcatccggctccgaagaagtggctagccaattcgccggagctaacttgggtagccccgacgccggaccaagtggttcccaacgccgaccgcaaggaaggaagaaggcggcggtcgaccgccggcgctccgcgactccatcggcccccgcccccgaacccgcaccctatgttccacctccaccctcgaacaactcgttgtgtgCCCTTTTGACctaactcaatatggccgataggtcaactatgaccccacGCAACTTTAAAcgcacgaggacatgatattgggtctcaaaaaacaattggggttggtgccgccggatgcgtagtattcctcgggtaatattagccaataatcatgtaatttttaatttttagaagtttaattatgtaatttttaatttttagtatgttaattatttaatttttaggattttaattatgtaatttttaatttttaggattttaattatgtcttttattttatttgtaatttgtaatatttattgtggttttttaatgaattttagtattatggaaatgtttttgtgtaattgaattttaaattaattgtgctcgtctttgcggaagagcacaactgtgggtgttgtgctcttgccagagagcaggcagaaaaagtggggtcgggcccacaaccgtgccgctggcaagagcacggttgtggatgctcttatagctTTAATCCATCTTGAAATTTACatcaaatacaatttttttatgaaaaatttatGGTTTATACGTGAaacatgatatatatatatatatagatgtattcatttcctttttgtttattttctcctttttccttattgatctcagccccacgattttgtcatccgatggttagattagtgccacatgtcatttaataatgcagattttccattgaataatgcacaccgactaataatgcagattttcagtggaataatgcacaccgactaataatgttGATCATCtagaccgttgatgaatgagatctaacggcgcatattaagaagaataaaggatctcatggatgaataggagaataacgctccccaattatatatatatagggagatgatcaaaataagtatgtgtttaaatccagaaatgcagaccaaatcttggccctaggattagatgatctaatggtcaataattaaccaaaaacacggaaggtcataattaaataattttaggtcatattataatatttgggtttaatgtcatgctaagatcgttttaggtcatgttttgttagcatgacctaaaaattacctaattatgacctaaaagtgtcctaattatgatattgttctgcgtttctgtatttaaatctagttttgcatagatcaaaactttatatatatatatatatatatatatatatatatatatatatatatatatatatacgccaaacacatcattatataataatatgaagttcattacaactttatttgtagttcattatatgGAATtttgagatttaaaaacaatgacatcatcatgcataatttagaaatctgaagttcattataagtttgttattagttcattataatgaactccatgttatcatataatgatgttgttcggcgtttaaggtttaagagtggttctgtattgatcacaatcatatatatatatatatataggattgtattcaaatccttttcctcTACTTAATccaatttcctttttaatctcaaCCGTGTATTTGTGCTGATCCAATGGATTAAATATTTGAATGGAATTATCAGATTTTATGATTTATTAACGTgagaagggtagaatagagattatCTATTCTAATTAGTTATGGAATGCTGCGAGATTTCCTCCGTGCGGATTATTGCAGTTTCTCAGAAAAATTGGTTCCAGATTTAGTTTAATTCCTTCTCCTCCGACGGAGTCGTGCCGGTGCAGAACGAATCGGGTCAATACGTACCGGGTCCCGTCGTGAACGGATTCCCCACTTTTGAAATGGATTACGCGGTGCCCAAGCCATTCATGTACAATTTCACCTCGCAATCCATCAGCCAGAGAGTATGCTCCTGTTCCCCTCTTTTGatttgataaaccctaatttggtgGATATGCGcaattgattttgaaattgctAATTACAGGTGTTGTCGTCGTCAATGGAGGTGGGGGTGGTGCCGGAGGCGGCGGAGAGCTTGGGGAAGAGCGAGAGCGTGGCGGTGCTGGGAATGGATAGAGAGGCGAGGGTGCTGAGGTacagagagaagaggaagaacaGAAAGTTCGAGAAGACGATTCGATACGCGTCGAGGAAAGCGTACGCGGAGACGATGCCGAGAATTAAAGGGAGATTCGCGTAGCGGTCTGAGCTGGAGGTGGAGTCGCACCTCGGTGGCGACGCTGCGTCGTACGGTTGTCCAAATATGCAAAAAGTTCGAGAAGATGATTCGATACgcgtctaaaaaacgttgtccaaatacacgagttgcagtaattcgtcggaggttgcacataatgtatattttgtatagtataatgcgtagtttagattctataatgcattctttgtgatatgtaatgaacatttatcctgacccgtttaatttaagttgtgccatgtgtcgttgtttggcgaacgtttcttattttccctaagggtttgataagcctaggggctagggtgtagtatattctaagtctaaaaaacattttccaaatacacgagctgaagtaattcgtctggggttgcacataatgtatattttgtatagtataatgcgtagtttaggttctgtaatgcattctttgtgatatgtaatgaacatttatcctgacccatttaatttaagttgtgtcgtgtgtcgttgtttggcgaacgtttcttgttttccctaagggtttgacaagcctaggggctagggtgtagtatgttctaagtctaaaaaacgttgtccaaatacacgagctggagtaattcgtTTGGGTTTCcacatgcataacgcgtaggtatattttaaaacagatatacgtaatgtacatattgtgtagtataatgcgtagtttagtttctgtaatgcattatttgtggtatgtaatgaacatttatccttacccgtttaatttaggttgtgccgtgttttgatgttttacacacatttcttgttttccctaagggtttcataagcctaggggctaggatGTAGTATGAtcaaagtctaaaaaacgttgtctaaatacacgagctgcagtaattcgtctggggttgcacatgcatagcgcgtag is part of the Salvia splendens isolate huo1 chromosome 6, SspV2, whole genome shotgun sequence genome and encodes:
- the LOC121807482 gene encoding zinc finger protein CONSTANS-LIKE 5-like; the encoded protein is MDYAVPKPFMYNFTSQSISQRVLSSSMEVGVVPEAAESLGKSESVAVLGMDREARVLRYREKRKNRKFEKTIRYASRKAYAETMPRIKGRFA